In Amphiura filiformis chromosome 2, Afil_fr2py, whole genome shotgun sequence, one DNA window encodes the following:
- the LOC140146081 gene encoding collagen alpha-1(XII) chain-like isoform X2: protein MASLRNFTCRNYNMEVVWFLIFTYLFCGIYATRQFMGSVGDDMITMSCSLPDNTYADDYDHIEILRDDKDVANYRPAMADLMVTIDEQTGNLFDTDISWQPGFDGGNDAANKYRLSVDPIQVIVNLEIRNLAPTDHASYWCTFEDRDGNKQAQQRDRVDLCISGWTSNSEDGVTVIANSTGIHVTWDPIDGATYYHVVHGATSNNKEKSVKIVTGNTNSVWLPTTSNTMYTIEVVAIFPNNDLTHLGALNITTENDVFVREVTSNSASIWWGAVDNADEYHILYHPSKDKEKRIVPVRTTQKEIKDLRPDTEYIIEVVAILEDTEKFQTIGEVTIRTKPPGVLNIPIIAGSAAGGLVLLIIVAIILYCCCCR from the exons ATGGCGTCTTTGCGGAACTTTACATGCAGGAACTATAATATGGAAGTTGTGTGGTTTTTGATATTCACATATCTATTTTGTGGTATATATG CAACAAGACAATTTATGGGAAGTGTGGGTGACGATATGATAACAATGTCTTGTTCACTACCAGATAATACGTATGCTGATGATTATGATCACATAGAG ATATTGAGGGACGATAAAGATGTCGCAAATTACAGGCCAGCAATGGCGGATCTGATGGTTACAATTGACGAACAAACTGGCAACCTGTTTGACACAGACATCTCATGGCAACCTGGCTTTGATGGTGGTAACGATGCTGCAAATAAATACAGATTAAGCGTTGATCCTATCCAAGTGATAGTTAACCTTGAG ATCAGGAATTTGGCACCTACTGACCATGCTAGTTACTGGTGTACCTTTGAAGATCGTGATGGAAATAAGCAAGCACAACAAAGAGACAGGGTGGATCTCTGTATTTCTG GTTGGACTTCAAACAGTGAAGACGGGGTGACGGTGATTGCGAATTCTACTGGAATACATGTCACATGGGATCCTATTGATGGTGCAACATATTACCAC gtGGTACATGGCGCGACAAGCAACAATAAAGAAAAGAGTGTTAAGATAGTAACAGGAAATACCAATTCGGTGTGGTTACCAACTACATCGAACACTATGTACACCATCGAAGTAGTTGCTATATTTCCCAACAATGATCTTACACATCTAGGGGCATTGAATATTACTACGGAAAATG ATGTATTTGTTAGAGAGGTAACTTCAAATAGTGCCTCCATATGGTGGGGAGCTGTCGACAACGCGGATGAATACCAC ATTCTTTATCATCCATCAAAGGATAAAGAAAAAAGGATCGTACCGGTTCGAACAACACAGAAGGAGATCAAAGATCTTCGACCAGACACAGAGTACATCATTGAAGTTGTTGCTATTTTAGAGGATACCGAAAAATTTCAAACGATAGGAGAGGTCACTATAAGAACCAAACCACCTG GTGTTCTAAACATTCCCATTATAGCAGGCAGTGCTGCAGGTGGTTTGGTGCTACTTATCATTGTGGCAATTATTCTCTATTGCTGTTGTTGTCGGTAA
- the LOC140146081 gene encoding collagen alpha-1(XII) chain-like isoform X1, with amino-acid sequence MASLRNFTCRNYNMEVVWFLIFTYLFCGIYATRQFMGSVGDDMITMSCSLPDNTYADDYDHIEILRDDKDVANYRPAMADLMVTIDEQTGNLFDTDISWQPGFDGGNDAANKYRLSVDPIQVIVNLEIRNLAPTDHASYWCTFEDRDGNKQAQQRDRVDLCISGWTSNSEDGVTVIANSTGIHVTWDPIDGATYYHVVHGATSNNKEKSVKIVTGNTNSVWLPTTSNTMYTIEVVAIFPNNDLTHLGALNITTENDVFVREVTSNSASIWWGAVDNADEYHILYHPSKDKEKRIVPVRTTQKEIKDLRPDTEYIIEVVAILEDTEKFQTIGEVTIRTKPPGVLNIPIIAGSAAGGLVLLIIVAIILYCCCCRNRSPSPPSNDTKRQSELYDDIDDTHHRNSPKITPTYLEMDEGINGNKDAQDRAPRPLPRPDGNNLRLPAGDANYVLPNPANERDVMSSDPGYVSMRRSKPAPVQVYDIK; translated from the exons ATGGCGTCTTTGCGGAACTTTACATGCAGGAACTATAATATGGAAGTTGTGTGGTTTTTGATATTCACATATCTATTTTGTGGTATATATG CAACAAGACAATTTATGGGAAGTGTGGGTGACGATATGATAACAATGTCTTGTTCACTACCAGATAATACGTATGCTGATGATTATGATCACATAGAG ATATTGAGGGACGATAAAGATGTCGCAAATTACAGGCCAGCAATGGCGGATCTGATGGTTACAATTGACGAACAAACTGGCAACCTGTTTGACACAGACATCTCATGGCAACCTGGCTTTGATGGTGGTAACGATGCTGCAAATAAATACAGATTAAGCGTTGATCCTATCCAAGTGATAGTTAACCTTGAG ATCAGGAATTTGGCACCTACTGACCATGCTAGTTACTGGTGTACCTTTGAAGATCGTGATGGAAATAAGCAAGCACAACAAAGAGACAGGGTGGATCTCTGTATTTCTG GTTGGACTTCAAACAGTGAAGACGGGGTGACGGTGATTGCGAATTCTACTGGAATACATGTCACATGGGATCCTATTGATGGTGCAACATATTACCAC gtGGTACATGGCGCGACAAGCAACAATAAAGAAAAGAGTGTTAAGATAGTAACAGGAAATACCAATTCGGTGTGGTTACCAACTACATCGAACACTATGTACACCATCGAAGTAGTTGCTATATTTCCCAACAATGATCTTACACATCTAGGGGCATTGAATATTACTACGGAAAATG ATGTATTTGTTAGAGAGGTAACTTCAAATAGTGCCTCCATATGGTGGGGAGCTGTCGACAACGCGGATGAATACCAC ATTCTTTATCATCCATCAAAGGATAAAGAAAAAAGGATCGTACCGGTTCGAACAACACAGAAGGAGATCAAAGATCTTCGACCAGACACAGAGTACATCATTGAAGTTGTTGCTATTTTAGAGGATACCGAAAAATTTCAAACGATAGGAGAGGTCACTATAAGAACCAAACCACCTG GTGTTCTAAACATTCCCATTATAGCAGGCAGTGCTGCAGGTGGTTTGGTGCTACTTATCATTGTGGCAATTATTCTCTATTGCTGTTGTTGTCG cAATCGGTCGCCTTCTCCTCCCAGCAACGATACGAAGAGACAATCAGAACTGTACGATGACATTGACGACACTCACCATAGAAATAGCCCCAAGATTACCCCTACTTATTTAGAAATGGATGAAGGAATTAATGGCAACAAAGACGCACAGGATAGAGCTCCTCGTCCCCTCCCTCGGCCTGATGGGAATAATTTACGTCTACCCGCAGGTGACGCAAATTACGTTCTTCCGAATCCTGCAAACGAGCGTGACGTTATGTCGAGTGATCCCGGTTATGTTAGTATGCGACGATCAAAGCCGGCTCCTGTACAAGTATATGACATCAAATAG
- the LOC140146080 gene encoding R3H domain-containing protein 4-like — translation MGVKTTEDAEKENKGVQLENNPDAENKAKNVTEMKNISTRPIYWQPKVAVKSPSKRKKLGVRKTRRHENTCFLLSLVENEEYGELEVSLTDLVTSQSAFEQLFENKESMEVWNEFVNRSGEEQERYLRDLSLNGVSEHNEKDKNNEKEAGDTNGNDKKENVDMRTEHPAHTPEDCFLRINPKNRTMLQRRHLPKGSLETHEEELVSWFKDDPTSVFVSLIPSSYDRLLLHSVCQYLDLQSTSYDCDGQRQTRVENNHDSFDPPPMLLSRYLDTLSDS, via the exons ACTTGAAAATAATCCAGATGCAGAAAATAAAGCCAAGAATGTGACAGAAATGAAAAACATTTCTACTCGCCCGATATATTGGCAGCCAAAAGTTGCCGTCAAGTCACCAAGCAAACGCAAAAAACTGGGTGTGAGGAAGACTAGACGCCATGAGAATA cATGCTTTCTGCTCAGTCTGGTGGAGAATGAAGAATATGGGGAGCTTGAAGTGAGCCTGACTGATCTGGTAACATCACAGAGTGCTTTTGAGCAGCTTTTTGAAAACAAGGAAAGCATGGAG GTGTGGAATGAATTTGTTAACCGTTCTGGTGAAGAACAAGAACGCTATCTCAGGGATTTGTCTTTAAATGGCGTCAGTGAACATAatgaaaaagacaaaaacaaTGAGAAAGAAGCAGGAGACACTAATGGAAATGACAAAAAGGAAAATGTAGACATGAGAACAG agcACCCAGCTCACACGCCAGAAGACTGTTTTCTCAGGATCAATCCAAAGAATAGAACTATGCTGCAAAGACGACACTTACCTAAG GGTTCTTTGGAAACTCATGAAGAAGAACTAGTGTCTTGGTTCAAAGATGATCCAACATCTGTGTTTGTGTCTCTCATACCTAGTAGCTATGACCGTTTACTGCTACACTCGGTTTGTCAGTACCTGGACCTTCAGTCAACAA GTTATGATTGTGACGGCCAGCGACAGACTCGAGTTGAGAACAACCACGATTCCTTTGACCCTCCGCCCATGTTGCTGTCCAGGTACCTGGACACCTTGTCTGACAGCTGA